The following coding sequences lie in one Coriobacteriia bacterium genomic window:
- a CDS encoding IS110 family transposase codes for VRGKLRARLEGQSPEVTAYSWAAQCRLSGTFRKIAARKGAHTAVVATARELSGFVWGLMTGNLGA; via the coding sequence TGTCCGTGGGAAGCTCAGAGCGCGGCTCGAAGGACAGAGCCCCGAGGTGACCGCCTACTCGTGGGCGGCTCAGTGCCGGCTCTCCGGCACGTTCCGCAAGATCGCGGCGAGGAAGGGTGCGCATACCGCTGTCGTGGCGACCGCGCGTGAGCTATCCGGCTTCGTGTGGGGGCTCATGACCGGGAACCTGGGGGCGTAG